A genomic window from Tolypothrix sp. PCC 7910 includes:
- a CDS encoding ankyrin repeat domain-containing protein: MNKQYLRSKLGLLLALILLCTPSIAIAQTEVQSQDDILIEAVSTDQVDVVKKYLDNGGNPNRYFALAVSDGAMQSIQLMLLRGADVNYSDKNGITPLMVAARYTYRAGVEMTKLLLDKGAVVNAKSLKGSTALMFACSPPAQYYEDDYVKVVQMLIAKGAKLNVKNQMGASPLSVATGGNWQKIVAVLKKAGAKF; the protein is encoded by the coding sequence ATGAATAAACAATACTTACGCAGTAAGCTGGGATTACTGTTAGCACTTATATTGCTTTGTACACCCTCTATTGCTATTGCCCAAACAGAAGTACAGAGCCAAGATGACATATTAATTGAAGCAGTTTCAACCGATCAAGTTGATGTGGTAAAAAAGTATCTTGATAATGGCGGCAATCCTAATAGATATTTTGCACTGGCGGTGAGTGATGGTGCAATGCAGAGTATACAACTGATGCTGCTGCGGGGTGCAGATGTAAATTATAGCGATAAAAATGGCATCACACCTTTGATGGTTGCAGCCAGATATACCTATCGTGCTGGGGTAGAAATGACAAAGTTATTGCTAGACAAAGGTGCTGTAGTTAATGCCAAAAGCCTAAAAGGTAGCACTGCACTCATGTTTGCTTGCTCTCCCCCAGCTCAATACTATGAAGATGATTATGTAAAAGTTGTACAAATGCTAATAGCTAAAGGAGCAAAGCTAAATGTTAAAAACCAGATGGGTGCATCACCGCTGAGTGTCGCGACTGGAGGTAATTGGCAGAAAATAGTTGCTGTTCTCAAAAAAGCAGGCGCAAAATTCTAG
- a CDS encoding LL-diaminopimelate aminotransferase gives MATINDNYLKLKAGYLFPEIARRVNAFADANPDAKIIRLGIGDVTEPLPEACRTAMIKAVEEMGDRSTFKGYGPEQGYAWLREKIAAQDFQARGADIDASEIFISDGSKCDTGNILEIFGHDNAIAVTDPVYPVYVDTNVMAGNTGNANDKGEFAGLVYLPITAENNFTAEIPSQKVDLIYLCFPNNPTGATASKAHLKAWVDYAKANGSIIFFDAAYEAYITDPEIPHSIYEIEGARDVAIEFRSFSKNAGFTGTRCALTVVPKTLTAKAADGSDVELWKLWNRRQSTKFNGVSYIVQRGAEAVYSPQGQAQIKALVSFYLENAKIIREKLTAAGLAVYGGVNAPYVWVKTPNGLSSWEFFDKLLQTVNVVGTPGSGFGAAGEGYFRISAFNSRENVEEAMQRITTRLSL, from the coding sequence ATGGCAACGATTAACGACAACTACCTCAAGTTGAAAGCTGGCTACCTGTTTCCCGAAATTGCACGACGGGTAAATGCTTTTGCTGATGCCAATCCTGATGCTAAAATTATTCGGCTCGGTATTGGTGATGTCACAGAACCCTTACCAGAAGCCTGTCGCACAGCCATGATCAAAGCCGTGGAAGAAATGGGCGATCGCTCTACCTTTAAAGGCTATGGCCCAGAACAAGGCTATGCTTGGTTAAGAGAAAAAATCGCGGCTCAAGATTTCCAAGCACGGGGAGCCGATATCGATGCTTCTGAAATCTTTATCTCCGACGGTTCCAAATGCGATACAGGCAATATTTTGGAAATCTTTGGACATGATAACGCGATCGCTGTTACCGATCCTGTTTATCCTGTTTATGTAGACACTAATGTCATGGCAGGAAATACAGGGAACGCTAATGATAAAGGCGAGTTTGCTGGCTTAGTCTATCTCCCCATTACCGCAGAGAACAACTTCACCGCAGAGATTCCCTCACAAAAAGTTGATTTAATTTATCTTTGCTTCCCCAACAACCCCACAGGTGCAACTGCTAGTAAAGCACACTTAAAAGCATGGGTAGACTATGCTAAAGCGAATGGCTCAATTATTTTCTTTGATGCAGCCTACGAAGCCTACATTACCGATCCTGAAATTCCTCATTCCATATATGAGATTGAAGGTGCAAGAGATGTGGCGATCGAGTTTCGCTCTTTCTCTAAAAATGCAGGTTTTACTGGAACTCGCTGCGCCTTAACTGTCGTACCCAAAACCCTCACAGCCAAAGCCGCAGATGGTTCTGATGTCGAACTGTGGAAGCTGTGGAACCGCCGCCAATCCACCAAGTTTAATGGTGTATCTTACATTGTGCAACGCGGTGCTGAAGCAGTTTATTCTCCACAGGGACAAGCTCAAATTAAAGCACTAGTTAGCTTCTATTTAGAAAACGCCAAAATTATCCGCGAGAAACTCACAGCCGCCGGATTAGCAGTTTATGGTGGCGTGAATGCACCATACGTTTGGGTTAAAACTCCCAATGGCTTATCTAGCTGGGAATTCTTCGATAAATTGCTGCAAACTGTCAATGTAGTTGGAACCCCTGG
- a CDS encoding M23 family metallopeptidase, with the protein MSMHHKKALVSGAALLTIGFSLVSLITILPKPEVAGAREIKSNKANSSNAWLAASFPVENFQGYSSAFGYRRSATGGSNWEFHGGLDIAAPQGSYIRNWWAGRVIKVGDRNACGTHIIIKSGSWEHTYCHMEGNVENISGRRYLVDRAGGIQIAEGQNVPTGFRIGRVGMSGRTTGPHLHWGLKYDTNYVDPAMVLREMFSQQQIARRGGSTINAQQTQVVIQESATTGDSGY; encoded by the coding sequence ATGAGTATGCATCATAAAAAAGCATTAGTATCCGGAGCTGCTTTATTAACAATTGGATTTAGTCTGGTAAGTTTAATCACTATATTACCTAAACCAGAAGTTGCTGGAGCTAGAGAAATTAAGTCAAATAAAGCAAATTCCAGCAACGCTTGGCTAGCTGCATCTTTTCCTGTAGAAAACTTTCAAGGCTATAGTTCTGCTTTTGGTTATCGCCGTTCTGCTACTGGTGGTAGTAATTGGGAATTTCATGGTGGCTTAGATATTGCTGCCCCACAAGGTAGTTACATTCGCAATTGGTGGGCTGGTAGAGTGATTAAAGTAGGCGATCGCAATGCCTGTGGCACCCATATAATCATTAAATCCGGATCATGGGAGCATACTTATTGTCACATGGAAGGCAACGTGGAAAATATCTCCGGTCGTCGTTATCTAGTTGATCGCGCAGGTGGAATTCAAATTGCTGAAGGTCAAAATGTCCCCACAGGTTTTAGAATTGGGCGAGTAGGAATGAGCGGAAGGACTACCGGGCCTCACTTGCATTGGGGATTGAAGTATGACACTAACTATGTAGATCCAGCAATGGTTTTGCGAGAAATGTTTTCCCAACAGCAAATTGCTAGAAGAGGTGGATCAACAATTAATGCGCAACAGACACAAGTTGTAATTCAAGAATCAGCAACTACTGGCGATTCTGGTTATTAA